One stretch of Verrucomicrobiia bacterium DNA includes these proteins:
- a CDS encoding biotin/lipoyl-binding protein, with protein sequence MEQGRTFSESWHRVAGQKIQLRPGVQVQRQQFRGERWIVLQNPLANQFFRLRPEAYEFVSRLCPDKTVEEVWQECLDRFPDTAPGQEAVVQLLAQLYHANLLQYELAPDAEQLFQRQRKRQQQELGLKWLNIMFMRFPLLDPDRFLVKTLPYVNWLIGPIGILLWLVVVGLGVKTAMDNSTALLDHTQGVLAPSNILWLYLGMVIIKTIHEFGHAYFCRKFGGEVHVMGVMLMIFTPVPFVDATASWGFRSRKQRVLVGCAGMIVELFVAAIAAMVWANTQKGDIINSVAFNMMFIASVSTLLFNLNPLMRFDGYYIMSDLLEIPNLNQRSMMQLIYGVERHAFGIKTAQSQAHTRSEAGWLTLYGISSLIYRTIVFAGIVWFLADKWLLLGLIMAAVCLFTWLVVPTYKFIKYLASSPKLERTRAQAVGVVAVTAAVLILLLAVIPFPHYFRASGVVQAKEWSQIIAEAPGEVVEVLAKPGQPIKKGQPIIRLENPELDIQLAQAQAKQQEVEARIRNAMQRDLTAVEALKKRLDSMNKFVERIRKEQQNLTVRARHDGIWVAPGVEDIQQRMVKRGSPLGLLVNPKSFEFSVTVLQEDVDRIFRPEIPQAEVRLPGTAEMPLGVGKLRAIPGEQMNLPTPALGWQGGGDVAINTQERSGRMAAEPFFAVTGEFSETPEIALLHGQTGKIRFKLENEPLVPRWIRRLGQLLQKRFQF encoded by the coding sequence ATGGAACAAGGACGCACATTCAGTGAATCGTGGCACCGGGTGGCTGGTCAGAAGATCCAGCTCCGCCCCGGTGTACAGGTGCAGCGCCAGCAGTTCCGCGGGGAGCGCTGGATCGTGTTGCAAAACCCGCTGGCCAACCAGTTCTTCCGGTTGCGTCCGGAGGCTTATGAGTTTGTCTCGCGCCTGTGCCCGGACAAGACGGTGGAGGAAGTCTGGCAGGAGTGCCTCGATCGTTTCCCCGATACGGCCCCCGGGCAGGAAGCGGTGGTACAACTGCTCGCGCAGCTTTATCACGCGAACCTGCTTCAATATGAACTGGCGCCGGATGCCGAGCAGCTTTTCCAAAGACAACGCAAGCGTCAGCAACAAGAGTTAGGGTTGAAGTGGCTGAACATCATGTTCATGCGCTTCCCGCTCCTGGACCCAGACCGTTTTCTCGTCAAGACCCTGCCGTATGTGAATTGGTTGATCGGCCCGATCGGCATTCTCTTATGGCTCGTGGTGGTGGGACTCGGGGTGAAGACGGCGATGGACAATTCCACTGCGCTGCTGGACCACACGCAAGGCGTGCTCGCACCTTCCAATATTCTTTGGCTGTACCTGGGCATGGTCATCATCAAGACCATCCATGAATTCGGCCACGCTTATTTCTGCCGGAAGTTCGGCGGTGAAGTACATGTCATGGGTGTGATGCTCATGATCTTCACGCCGGTGCCGTTCGTGGATGCCACCGCGAGCTGGGGTTTCCGCAGCCGCAAGCAACGTGTGCTGGTAGGATGTGCGGGCATGATCGTGGAACTGTTCGTGGCGGCCATCGCGGCGATGGTTTGGGCGAACACGCAGAAAGGCGATATCATCAACAGTGTGGCGTTCAACATGATGTTCATCGCCTCCGTCTCCACGCTGCTGTTCAATCTGAACCCCCTGATGCGTTTTGACGGTTACTATATCATGTCCGATCTGCTGGAGATCCCGAACCTGAACCAGCGTTCCATGATGCAGTTGATCTATGGTGTGGAGCGTCATGCATTCGGCATCAAGACGGCACAAAGCCAGGCCCACACCAGGAGTGAGGCAGGCTGGCTGACACTTTACGGTATCAGCTCATTGATCTATCGCACCATCGTCTTCGCAGGCATCGTCTGGTTCCTGGCGGATAAATGGTTGCTGTTGGGCCTGATCATGGCGGCGGTATGCCTCTTCACCTGGCTGGTGGTGCCGACTTACAAATTCATCAAGTATCTGGCGAGCAGCCCGAAACTGGAGCGGACGCGCGCGCAGGCCGTCGGTGTGGTTGCGGTCACGGCGGCAGTGCTCATCCTGTTGCTGGCGGTGATCCCGTTCCCGCATTACTTCCGCGCCTCAGGCGTGGTGCAGGCCAAGGAATGGAGCCAGATCATCGCCGAAGCGCCGGGTGAAGTCGTGGAAGTGCTCGCGAAACCAGGCCAGCCGATCAAGAAAGGCCAGCCGATCATCCGTCTGGAAAACCCGGAACTGGACATCCAACTGGCGCAAGCCCAGGCCAAACAGCAGGAAGTGGAAGCCCGCATACGCAATGCGATGCAACGTGATCTGACGGCGGTGGAGGCGTTGAAGAAGCGGCTCGACTCGATGAACAAGTTCGTCGAGCGTATCCGCAAGGAACAGCAGAATCTCACCGTGCGTGCGCGTCACGATGGCATATGGGTGGCTCCCGGTGTGGAGGACATCCAGCAACGCATGGTCAAGCGCGGTTCCCCGCTGGGACTGCTGGTGAATCCGAAATCCTTCGAGTTCTCCGTCACAGTCTTGCAAGAGGATGTGGACCGTATTTTCCGTCCGGAAATTCCTCAGGCTGAAGTGCGGCTGCCCGGCACTGCGGAAATGCCGTTGGGTGTGGGCAAGCTCCGCGCCATCCCGGGCGAACAAATGAATCTGCCGACTCCGGCCCTCGGGTGGCAGGGTGGCGGTGATGTGGCCATCAACACGCAGGAACGTTCCGGCCGCATGGCGGCTGAACCGTTCTTCGCCGTGACAGGTGAATTCTCCGAGACTCCGGAGATCGCGCTACTGCACGGCCAGACGGGCAAGATCCGGTTTAAACTGGAGAATGAGCCCCTGGTGCCGCGCTGGATACGGCGCCTCGGCCAATTGCTGCAAAAGCGCTTTCAGTTTTGA
- a CDS encoding preprotein translocase subunit SecA: MKTPSDIYRRIAPPPARKFHEGLDALVHGWMGSWKRRGKTAEELLAKAGEVDRLAEKYAAFSDEDLKAALLKYKEIFRRGGDAMAENLVEAMASVREAAKRCTKLNPYVEQIAGALALNDGCLTEMATGEGKTLTAGLAAVLAGWLGRPCHVITVNDYLVERDAGGMEALYRMCGLKVAPVTAKLNPSERQKAYAADVVYVTSKELLADFLRDRLRLKDQHNPERWMIRQVMNPLRAPEAGLVLRGLHTAIVDEADSVLIDEAVTPLLISSPRVNEALKQAVELAAGLASKLKAEVHYKVDARYGDIDFTEEGVERVEQESGILPPFWRGKLRREELLKQALVARELFHLNKQYIITEGKVSIVDEFTGRAMPNRSWREGLHQAIEAKEGIPMSDPSETMARMSFQRFFRLFPKLSGMTGTAWEAADEFWRIYHLPVVRIPTHRPCKRVHMPDRIFATEEEKWDAVVAEIKRIKELGCPVLVGTRSVKNSELLSHKLFEAGVPHKVLNASRHAEEAAIISRAGEKGEITIATNMAGRGTDIRLGPGMAERGGLHVIATERHESERVDRQLFGRAGRQGDPGWAQAFVSFDDELLRKHLRHSFRDIVRSAAKNGSPGAEVLAKTAWKQAQGNAQRHAFKQRANVLKYDTWLDEALSFAGQQ; the protein is encoded by the coding sequence TTGAAAACGCCCAGTGACATCTACCGGCGCATCGCGCCGCCGCCAGCCCGCAAGTTTCACGAAGGGCTGGACGCGCTGGTCCATGGCTGGATGGGTTCGTGGAAGCGGAGGGGCAAAACGGCGGAGGAACTGCTCGCCAAGGCGGGAGAAGTGGATCGGCTGGCGGAGAAGTATGCGGCGTTTTCCGATGAGGATCTCAAAGCAGCCCTGCTGAAGTACAAAGAAATCTTCCGGCGCGGTGGCGATGCGATGGCGGAGAACTTGGTGGAAGCCATGGCCTCGGTGCGGGAAGCAGCCAAGCGCTGCACGAAACTGAATCCGTATGTGGAGCAGATCGCCGGGGCGCTTGCCCTTAATGATGGTTGCCTGACGGAGATGGCGACCGGTGAGGGCAAGACGCTGACGGCGGGTCTGGCAGCAGTGCTCGCCGGATGGCTGGGACGGCCCTGTCACGTCATCACGGTGAATGATTACCTGGTGGAACGCGATGCCGGCGGCATGGAGGCTCTCTATCGCATGTGCGGCCTGAAAGTCGCGCCCGTCACCGCAAAGCTCAATCCATCCGAACGGCAGAAAGCCTACGCTGCGGATGTCGTCTATGTGACGAGCAAGGAATTGCTGGCTGATTTTCTCCGCGATCGTTTGCGCCTGAAGGACCAGCATAATCCCGAACGCTGGATGATCCGGCAGGTGATGAATCCCTTGCGCGCCCCGGAAGCCGGATTGGTCTTGCGCGGTCTGCACACAGCCATCGTGGACGAGGCGGACAGCGTATTGATCGATGAAGCGGTGACGCCGCTGCTCATCTCCTCACCACGAGTGAATGAAGCCCTGAAGCAGGCGGTGGAGCTGGCGGCCGGATTGGCATCAAAGCTCAAGGCGGAGGTTCACTACAAAGTGGATGCGCGTTACGGCGATATCGATTTCACTGAGGAAGGGGTGGAGCGCGTTGAACAAGAATCCGGCATCCTTCCGCCCTTCTGGCGCGGCAAGCTGCGCCGTGAAGAACTTCTCAAACAGGCTCTGGTCGCGCGGGAGCTGTTCCATCTGAACAAGCAATACATCATCACCGAGGGTAAAGTCTCCATCGTGGATGAGTTCACGGGCCGCGCGATGCCGAACCGCAGTTGGCGCGAAGGTCTGCACCAGGCGATCGAGGCGAAGGAAGGCATTCCCATGAGCGATCCATCGGAGACGATGGCACGCATGAGCTTTCAACGCTTCTTCCGTCTGTTCCCGAAGCTCTCGGGCATGACGGGTACCGCTTGGGAAGCAGCAGATGAATTCTGGCGCATCTATCATCTGCCGGTGGTGCGCATCCCCACGCACAGGCCGTGCAAACGGGTGCATATGCCTGACCGCATCTTCGCTACGGAAGAGGAGAAGTGGGATGCCGTGGTGGCGGAGATCAAGCGCATCAAGGAACTGGGCTGCCCGGTGCTGGTGGGTACTCGCAGCGTGAAGAACAGCGAACTGCTCTCGCACAAGCTCTTTGAAGCAGGCGTGCCGCACAAGGTTTTGAACGCATCCCGCCACGCGGAGGAAGCGGCGATCATCTCGCGCGCGGGTGAAAAGGGCGAGATCACCATCGCCACGAACATGGCGGGTCGCGGCACGGACATCCGCTTGGGACCGGGCATGGCGGAGCGGGGCGGGTTGCACGTCATCGCCACAGAGCGCCATGAATCCGAGCGCGTGGACCGGCAGTTGTTCGGTCGCGCGGGCCGTCAGGGTGATCCGGGCTGGGCGCAGGCGTTTGTGAGTTTTGATGACGAGCTGTTGCGAAAGCATCTGCGGCATTCCTTCCGGGACATCGTACGTTCGGCGGCGAAAAATGGATCGCCCGGGGCGGAAGTGCTGGCGAAGACGGCGTGGAAACAGGCTCAGGGAAACGCCCAGCGTCATGCGTTCAAGCAGCGTGCGAATGTGCTGAAATACGATACGTGGCTGGATGAGGCGTTGTCATTCGCGGGACAGCAGTAG
- a CDS encoding SLC13 family permease, whose protein sequence is MTLEIGILLVLIGIALLCFSFERIPPDVVGLGLLLALILSGLLPYKDAFAGFGSDTVIMILSLLIMTAAMLKAGVVDLVGRSILRLVGDRTALLLPGIMIIVAFLSAFISNTAAAAFFIPVAMGISAKTNVSPSRYLMPVAFASILSSSVSLISTSTNLVVNGLMTKADLAPMGMFELAPVGIPITIVGLAYMYFIGRRWIPERAQSGSLLEGFGVRSYLTEVIVLPESPLIGETLAESGWGRDLDLTVLSIVRNKHKLDPSHDTIIQGGDILLVEGAHSEVMKVKDTAGIEIRPDLKHSDPNLATEDSLLVEAIVVPNSPLIGRTLRGVHFRERFGVQVLGLNRHGKNVLNKLSHITLRVGDVFLIQGSKTRMASLQEERAFSILGAVEEKRPDRPRAWRTGIIFVISLTLATFNVLPLAVATLLGAFGVFATRCITPSDAYREVEWRAVILIGCMLGLGEAMSATGTANYLASLLANSTTTLDPLWLLGGFFILTVALTQPMSNQAAAAVILPIALATAVEMGLNPRTFAMMIAVAASCSYLTPLEPACLMVYGPGRYKFFDFLRIGAPLVIILFLIAMWLVPRQWPLQLP, encoded by the coding sequence GTGACCTTGGAAATCGGAATATTGCTGGTCCTGATCGGAATCGCACTCCTGTGCTTTTCATTTGAGCGGATTCCGCCGGATGTCGTGGGCTTGGGGCTTTTGCTGGCGCTCATTCTCTCCGGTCTTTTGCCCTACAAGGATGCCTTCGCAGGCTTCGGCAGTGACACCGTCATCATGATCTTAAGCCTCCTGATCATGACTGCTGCCATGTTAAAGGCCGGGGTCGTCGATCTGGTCGGGCGAAGTATCCTTCGGCTCGTAGGCGACCGCACCGCCCTCCTCCTCCCCGGCATCATGATCATCGTCGCCTTCCTCAGCGCCTTCATCAGCAACACCGCTGCTGCCGCCTTCTTCATCCCCGTTGCGATGGGTATCTCCGCCAAGACCAACGTATCCCCTTCCCGTTACCTCATGCCCGTTGCGTTCGCCTCCATTCTCAGCAGCTCCGTCAGCCTCATCAGCACCTCCACGAACCTCGTCGTCAACGGCCTCATGACCAAGGCTGACCTCGCGCCCATGGGCATGTTCGAACTCGCGCCCGTCGGCATCCCCATCACCATTGTCGGCCTTGCTTACATGTACTTCATCGGCCGCCGTTGGATACCTGAGCGCGCCCAGAGCGGCAGCTTGCTGGAAGGCTTCGGCGTGCGCTCTTACCTCACCGAGGTTATCGTCCTGCCTGAATCACCCCTCATCGGTGAAACCCTCGCCGAATCCGGCTGGGGCCGCGATCTCGATCTCACCGTCCTCAGCATCGTGCGAAACAAACACAAGCTCGATCCCTCACACGATACCATCATCCAAGGTGGCGACATCCTTCTAGTGGAAGGCGCGCATTCCGAAGTGATGAAAGTGAAGGACACCGCCGGTATCGAGATACGTCCCGATCTCAAACACTCCGATCCCAACCTCGCCACCGAAGACTCGCTCCTCGTCGAGGCCATCGTCGTACCGAACTCGCCCTTGATTGGTCGCACACTTCGCGGCGTCCACTTCCGTGAACGCTTCGGGGTGCAAGTCCTTGGCCTGAATCGCCATGGCAAGAACGTCCTCAACAAACTCAGCCACATCACCCTCCGCGTCGGCGATGTCTTCCTCATCCAAGGCAGCAAAACCCGCATGGCCTCGCTGCAAGAAGAACGCGCCTTCAGCATCCTTGGCGCGGTGGAGGAGAAACGCCCCGATCGCCCCCGCGCCTGGCGCACCGGCATCATCTTCGTCATCTCACTGACTCTCGCCACATTCAACGTGCTGCCCCTCGCCGTCGCCACCCTGCTCGGTGCCTTCGGCGTTTTTGCCACCAGATGCATCACGCCTTCCGATGCCTACCGCGAAGTCGAATGGCGCGCCGTCATCCTCATCGGCTGCATGCTCGGCTTGGGCGAAGCCATGAGCGCCACCGGCACCGCGAATTACCTCGCCAGCCTGCTCGCCAACTCCACCACCACCCTCGATCCCCTCTGGCTCCTCGGCGGCTTCTTCATCCTCACCGTTGCCTTGACACAACCGATGTCCAATCAAGCCGCCGCCGCCGTCATCCTGCCCATCGCGTTAGCCACCGCCGTCGAGATGGGCCTGAACCCGCGCACTTTCGCCATGATGATCGCCGTCGCCGCCAGTTGCTCTTACCTCACACCGCTCGAGCCCGCCTGCCTCATGGTCTACGGCCCTGGTCGCTACAAGTTCTTCGACTTCCTCCGCATCGGCGCACCCCTAGTCATCATCCTCTTCCTCATCGCCATGTGGTTAGTTCCAAGGCAGTGGCCTCTCCAACTTCCATAG
- a CDS encoding Gfo/Idh/MocA family oxidoreductase → MSTHYSFPDKPSAFSRRKFIHRSLLATVLASLSAPAFVRGQNLNNKLHIAVIGAGGKGATDTDEVAKTGEDIYALCDVDGNTLASRGEKYPKAKRFRDYREMYSQIINNIDAVIVSTPDHHHALAAALAMGAGKHAFVQKPLTYSVAEARFLRDLAKRKKVATQMGNQGSAGNGLRRAVEVIQAGVIGQVRQLHVWSNRPVWQQGMDRPTGADPVPDYLDWDLWLGAAPFRPFKKEWPEEIGPDGKAKKSNRRGVYHTFGWRGWQDFGTGALGDMACHTVNMPFRALNLGYPTSVEATTTGMNKESYARSAKIQFEFPKRGKLAPVTFMWYDGTPDGNDTFRPHADITEDVISKMKKLPGSGCLLIGEKGRIFSPDDYGSKFFLRLNDEKELVASEEHAALKAIPENYWKSPGHYQEWVDACKGGRAAYSEFDIAAYLTEIILLGCVAERAGKKLIWDGPKMRAKNAPEAGVFVKRDYRKGWELPS, encoded by the coding sequence ATGTCCACGCACTATTCTTTTCCAGATAAGCCGTCGGCATTCAGCCGCCGCAAGTTCATCCACCGCTCACTGCTCGCCACTGTATTGGCTTCGCTATCAGCTCCCGCTTTCGTGCGAGGGCAGAATCTGAACAACAAGCTGCACATCGCCGTCATCGGTGCTGGTGGCAAAGGTGCGACGGATACGGACGAAGTGGCCAAGACGGGCGAAGACATCTACGCGCTGTGCGATGTGGATGGCAACACCCTCGCCTCGCGTGGCGAGAAGTATCCGAAGGCCAAGCGCTTTCGTGATTACCGCGAGATGTATTCGCAGATCATCAACAACATCGATGCCGTCATCGTCTCAACACCTGATCATCATCACGCCCTCGCTGCTGCACTCGCGATGGGTGCGGGCAAACACGCTTTCGTGCAAAAGCCGCTGACATATTCCGTGGCTGAGGCGCGCTTCCTGCGTGATCTCGCCAAGCGCAAGAAAGTCGCCACGCAGATGGGCAATCAAGGCAGTGCGGGTAATGGATTGCGTCGTGCCGTCGAAGTGATCCAAGCAGGTGTCATTGGACAGGTGCGCCAGTTGCATGTGTGGAGCAATCGCCCCGTGTGGCAGCAAGGCATGGATCGCCCGACCGGTGCTGATCCGGTACCGGATTATCTCGACTGGGATCTGTGGCTGGGTGCCGCTCCGTTCCGCCCGTTCAAAAAAGAATGGCCGGAAGAGATCGGGCCCGATGGCAAGGCGAAGAAGAGCAATCGCCGAGGCGTCTATCACACGTTCGGCTGGCGCGGCTGGCAAGATTTCGGCACGGGCGCGCTCGGCGACATGGCATGTCACACCGTGAACATGCCTTTCCGTGCGTTGAACCTCGGCTACCCCACCAGTGTGGAAGCCACCACTACAGGCATGAACAAGGAGAGCTACGCGCGCAGTGCGAAGATCCAGTTCGAGTTCCCCAAGCGCGGCAAGCTCGCTCCCGTCACCTTCATGTGGTATGACGGCACGCCCGACGGCAACGACACATTCCGCCCGCACGCAGACATCACGGAAGACGTCATCAGCAAGATGAAGAAGCTGCCCGGCAGCGGCTGTCTGCTCATCGGCGAAAAGGGCCGCATCTTCTCGCCGGATGATTACGGCTCTAAATTCTTCCTGCGTCTGAATGACGAGAAAGAACTCGTCGCCTCCGAGGAACACGCCGCCCTGAAAGCGATCCCCGAGAATTACTGGAAATCCCCCGGTCACTATCAGGAGTGGGTGGATGCATGCAAAGGCGGCCGCGCTGCCTACTCGGAATTCGACATCGCCGCGTATCTCACGGAGATCATCTTGCTCGGATGCGTGGCCGAACGCGCTGGCAAGAAACTCATCTGGGACGGCCCGAAGATGCGTGCGAAGAACGCTCCTGAAGCAGGTGTGTTCGTGAAGCGTGATTATCGCAAGGGCTGGGAACTGCCAAGCTGA
- a CDS encoding outer membrane protein transport protein yields MAKVEASGLYRNGVGARSMSLTGADVAVASDPLGAMYSNPAGLAYLSRPELQLGGTVGYVHGSFSNAANNDATFSKWGAMPEMGFGMPIGDSPVSIGLSFMPEAALSADWTYVDAPGGLGGVSYGNQVHRSDISVLRSALGAAVKLGDKWSVGANIGLVYNDNKLQAPYIFQNTPLAGAKTLLDLNTDGFGVNAQFGAIYKPNDRWQFGVSYRTETSVRSRGDATGDVGTQVALPSVPFHYDAQVNNHFPQMATAGAAWQLHPKWRLAMQIDWVNWSDSFDRLPVKLYNGSNPIVNGAMGSSTIDDEVPLHWKDQFVYRTGVEFAASESWKLRAGYSYGNSPVPDATLTPLTAAITEHTIGLGAGWQRERYAIDFGYQVELPAEQSVGASALRSGEYNNSRTGVQIHWFTVTTSVKF; encoded by the coding sequence ATGGCTAAAGTCGAAGCCAGCGGACTCTACCGCAACGGCGTGGGTGCCCGTTCCATGTCCCTGACGGGTGCGGATGTGGCTGTGGCTTCTGATCCTTTGGGCGCGATGTATTCCAACCCTGCTGGTCTGGCTTACCTGAGCCGTCCGGAACTGCAATTGGGCGGTACCGTTGGTTACGTTCACGGCAGCTTCAGTAATGCCGCGAATAATGATGCGACGTTCAGCAAATGGGGTGCGATGCCGGAGATGGGCTTCGGTATGCCGATCGGCGATAGCCCGGTCAGCATCGGTCTTTCCTTCATGCCCGAGGCTGCCCTATCCGCAGATTGGACCTATGTAGACGCTCCCGGTGGTTTGGGTGGCGTCTCCTATGGCAACCAAGTGCATCGCTCAGACATCAGCGTCCTCCGCTCCGCGTTGGGTGCAGCGGTGAAGCTCGGTGACAAGTGGTCCGTCGGCGCGAACATCGGTCTCGTTTACAACGATAACAAACTGCAAGCCCCCTACATTTTCCAGAATACTCCATTAGCTGGTGCGAAGACCTTGCTCGACCTGAACACGGACGGCTTCGGTGTGAATGCGCAGTTCGGTGCCATCTACAAGCCCAACGACCGCTGGCAATTCGGTGTGTCCTATCGTACCGAAACTTCTGTCCGCAGTCGAGGTGATGCGACTGGCGATGTCGGCACACAAGTCGCTCTCCCCAGCGTCCCCTTCCATTACGATGCGCAGGTGAACAATCACTTCCCGCAGATGGCCACCGCCGGTGCTGCGTGGCAGCTTCATCCGAAGTGGCGTCTCGCCATGCAGATCGATTGGGTCAACTGGTCCGATTCTTTCGACCGCCTGCCCGTCAAACTCTATAACGGCAGCAACCCTATCGTGAACGGTGCCATGGGCTCTTCGACGATCGATGACGAAGTGCCCCTGCACTGGAAGGACCAGTTTGTGTATCGTACGGGCGTTGAGTTCGCCGCGAGCGAATCGTGGAAGCTCCGTGCGGGTTACAGTTACGGTAACAGTCCGGTGCCGGACGCGACGCTCACCCCCCTCACCGCCGCCATCACGGAACACACCATCGGCCTCGGTGCCGGCTGGCAACGTGAGCGCTATGCGATCGACTTCGGCTATCAAGTGGAATTGCCAGCGGAGCAAAGTGTCGGTGCCAGTGCTTTGCGCTCAGGTGAATATAACAACAGCCGCACCGGTGTGCAGATCCATTGGTTCACCGTCACGACGAGTGTGAAGTTCTAA